From the genome of Sphingobacterium kitahiroshimense, one region includes:
- a CDS encoding HAD family hydrolase: MKDLKAVFFDFDGTLVDSERFYFEAWKPILKYHFSIDLDFETWIQHFAGHTLARNLLTMKELWDVEVKEEFMWRTTRENYAQQDMLSIPLMPHARELIHFLVEQDIQIGLVTSNFRPTVDRMLTHYDLHEHFSWFVTREDVVNPKPNPSCYEKALQLSGFNREEVVAIEDTATGARAAIDAGLKCIAVTKQKAERDRLDFATYLFSDLKEVNAILR; this comes from the coding sequence ATGAAAGATTTAAAAGCCGTATTTTTTGATTTTGATGGGACATTGGTGGATTCTGAACGTTTTTATTTTGAAGCATGGAAGCCAATTCTTAAGTATCATTTTTCAATTGATTTAGATTTTGAGACTTGGATTCAACATTTTGCAGGACATACTTTAGCGCGTAATCTATTGACGATGAAAGAGCTCTGGGACGTAGAGGTAAAAGAAGAATTTATGTGGAGAACCACCAGGGAAAATTATGCACAACAAGATATGCTGAGTATACCCCTAATGCCCCATGCAAGAGAATTGATTCATTTTTTGGTTGAACAGGATATTCAGATCGGATTAGTGACTTCTAATTTTAGGCCAACTGTAGATCGCATGTTGACACATTATGATTTACATGAGCATTTTTCCTGGTTTGTAACACGTGAAGATGTTGTTAATCCAAAGCCTAATCCATCTTGTTATGAAAAAGCATTACAGTTATCGGGCTTTAATAGGGAAGAGGTCGTTGCTATAGAAGATACTGCAACAGGCGCGAGAGCGGCAATCGATGCCGGATTGAAGTGCATTGCTGTCACCAAACAAAAAGCTGAGCGTGATCGTCTGGATTTTGCAACCTATCTTTTTTCAGACTTAAAAGAGGTTAATGCTATCCTGAGGTAG